Proteins co-encoded in one Pseudobdellovibrionaceae bacterium genomic window:
- a CDS encoding pilus assembly protein PilM, which produces MALFGGSKKHYIGLDIGSDSVKAALVEVSTKKSTIHKFVIEKIPNNPLAEGEVIQPEALEPVIASVIKKLKLGKRKVNVGLVGSAVMVKKVSIPKVDDNMLSDQVRWEAEQYIPFDLGSVNLDYVTLEAQSNGDAETIDILIVAAQKNHLRKVVSAVEASGYKVGNVDVSGFAVANIFNYNYGDIHDQAVALLDIGAFFTHFVVVHRGEVIFCRDLPVGGSFFTQEIQTAAEISYFEAERFKVGPEGTMPDVAAQAIENALDSVCDQIQGSFEFFLNTTQGISLSHVFLTGGAAKTKGLAQALGRVLELPTDFLDPRRVLDIRPGALEDDEDEVALKGTVALGLSLRLEGDTDDQG; this is translated from the coding sequence TTGGCACTATTTGGCGGTTCAAAAAAGCATTATATTGGCCTAGATATAGGATCCGACAGCGTAAAGGCTGCCTTGGTGGAAGTTTCAACCAAAAAAAGTACAATCCATAAATTTGTTATCGAAAAGATTCCTAATAACCCACTGGCAGAAGGCGAAGTGATTCAGCCCGAAGCACTTGAACCTGTGATTGCTTCGGTGATCAAAAAATTAAAGTTAGGTAAAAGAAAGGTCAATGTAGGTCTTGTGGGCTCTGCGGTGATGGTAAAAAAAGTCAGTATACCTAAAGTGGATGACAATATGTTATCTGACCAAGTGAGATGGGAAGCTGAGCAGTATATCCCTTTTGATCTTGGGTCAGTCAACTTGGACTATGTGACTCTAGAAGCGCAATCTAATGGTGATGCCGAGACGATAGATATCTTGATTGTGGCGGCTCAGAAAAATCATTTACGTAAGGTGGTTTCTGCTGTTGAAGCTTCTGGCTACAAGGTTGGCAATGTTGATGTGAGTGGTTTTGCTGTAGCCAATATCTTTAACTACAATTATGGCGATATCCATGATCAAGCTGTGGCACTTTTGGATATTGGTGCCTTTTTTACGCATTTTGTGGTGGTTCATCGTGGTGAGGTGATCTTCTGTCGTGACCTTCCTGTTGGAGGAAGTTTTTTCACCCAAGAGATCCAGACTGCAGCGGAAATTTCTTATTTTGAAGCCGAAAGATTTAAGGTGGGGCCAGAGGGCACAATGCCCGATGTGGCTGCTCAAGCGATTGAAAATGCTTTGGACTCTGTGTGTGATCAGATTCAAGGAAGTTTTGAGTTCTTTCTAAACACCACCCAAGGTATTTCTTTATCGCATGTGTTTTTAACGGGTGGAGCGGCAAAAACAAAAGGTTTAGCTCAGGCATTGGGACGTGTTCTCGAATTGCCGACAGACTTTCTTGATCCACGTCGTGTTTTAGATATTAGACCAGGTGCCTTGGAAGATGATGAAGACGAAGTGGCCTTGAAAGGAACTGTGGCTTTAGGTTTAAGTTTGCGCTTAGAGGGGGACACTGATGATCAAGGTTAA
- a CDS encoding PilN domain-containing protein, protein MIKVNLLRDRTQENLAIPANANQLSYGEILQRNKAGGPIKLGLELPPSMKLLIIVLPLISIIAVEKYTVSRNNNAISGLLQQLSRAERQREESREAVAKIRVRESELDASRTLLNDFRQIDKDRLLPIKVLDAIQDLLPFQVWLNNVQLERTGINVEGVAVSENDLTQFQQNLEASQYFNNILIYNQQELRNEVGRYVSFRLRAGIMEGSVSGR, encoded by the coding sequence ATGATCAAGGTTAACCTTCTGCGTGACCGCACCCAAGAAAATCTAGCCATTCCAGCAAATGCCAATCAGCTTTCTTATGGTGAAATTTTACAACGAAACAAAGCGGGTGGTCCTATTAAGTTAGGACTAGAGCTGCCGCCGTCGATGAAGTTGTTGATCATTGTGCTGCCTCTAATTTCAATAATAGCCGTTGAAAAGTATACGGTCAGTAGAAACAACAATGCGATCAGTGGTCTTTTACAACAGTTGTCACGTGCTGAACGCCAGAGAGAAGAGAGCCGAGAGGCTGTGGCAAAGATCAGAGTTCGTGAGTCAGAGCTGGATGCCAGTCGTACTTTGCTTAACGACTTTAGACAAATTGATAAGGATCGTTTGTTACCCATTAAGGTTTTGGATGCCATTCAAGATCTGCTTCCCTTCCAAGTGTGGCTCAACAATGTGCAGCTGGAAAGAACAGGAATCAATGTGGAAGGTGTGGCTGTATCTGAAAACGACCTCACTCAGTTTCAACAGAACTTAGAGGCGAGTCAGTATTTCAATAATATTTTAATCTACAACCAACAAGAGCTACGCAATGAAGTGGGTCGATATGTTTCCTTTAGATTAAGAGCAGGTATTATGGAGGGTTCGGTTAGTGGAAGATAG
- a CDS encoding ABC transporter ATP-binding protein: MNSVLKAEGVKKNFYVGFQSKKVEALKGLNFEVPAGTITCFLGPNGSGKSTFIKIATNLVSPTEGRVLFFGDQPYAKARSRVGYVPEKPEFPGFLTPVEILKFVGSITSNFEEKRILETLELVDLAYVKDRRCKGFSKGMNQRLALAQALLSQPDLLILDEPFNGLDPESRLSTVNTLNEYAKSGKSVFLTSHLLEDVQKVCDFLVVIRQGQVRYMGDVKSLVKTTTFSVQYKKSDSNELHFETVAEHSLGPTLQNYIQQNYRIWSVTPDNQELTAIYKMLLEGSDVKETY, encoded by the coding sequence ATGAATTCTGTGCTGAAAGCAGAAGGTGTTAAAAAAAATTTTTATGTGGGATTTCAATCAAAAAAAGTCGAGGCCTTAAAAGGTCTCAACTTTGAAGTGCCCGCAGGCACCATCACCTGCTTTTTGGGACCCAATGGCTCTGGCAAATCCACATTCATTAAAATCGCCACCAATCTTGTGAGCCCTACAGAAGGGCGAGTGCTATTTTTTGGCGATCAGCCTTATGCTAAAGCCCGCTCCAGAGTGGGATATGTACCAGAAAAACCTGAATTTCCTGGATTTTTAACCCCAGTTGAAATCTTAAAGTTTGTAGGCTCTATCACGTCTAACTTTGAAGAAAAAAGAATTTTGGAAACTTTAGAACTGGTGGATTTAGCTTATGTTAAAGATCGTCGTTGCAAGGGATTTTCTAAAGGGATGAATCAACGTTTGGCTCTAGCTCAAGCTCTCCTGTCCCAGCCTGACCTGTTGATTTTAGACGAACCTTTTAATGGTCTTGATCCCGAAAGTCGTTTGAGTACGGTCAACACTCTGAATGAATACGCGAAGAGTGGGAAGAGTGTGTTTCTGACCAGTCACCTGCTAGAGGATGTGCAAAAGGTGTGCGACTTCTTGGTGGTGATCAGGCAAGGCCAAGTTCGATACATGGGTGATGTGAAGAGTTTAGTAAAGACCACCACCTTTAGCGTGCAATATAAAAAGAGTGACAGCAATGAGTTGCACTTTGAAACTGTAGCCGAACACAGCTTAGGTCCGACTTTGCAGAATTACATTCAACAGAATTATAGAATTTGGTCTGTCACTCCTGACAACCAAGAGCTTACGGCCATTTATAAAATGTTACTTGAGGGTTCCGATGTTAAAGAAACTTATTAG
- a CDS encoding ABC transporter permease, which produces MLKKLISLSHLTFVSLSHKKIYYVGLTIGTLLTLLSLLLGPLGFNDEIRLAINFGLSGAQVGAIFLAVLAGASLLKEELESQAAFIFLSKDISRSTYLLAQFFGFAVSLSVTLLILSGFFFLTSFLTGLEWGFKVFIPFAGIFVESLVLFSFALFISLLTSTLLTVGLSFCFFLITHWVSSLEFLLKLSPSEYVKTVGPILLWILPNMEGLNWKSDLTYNEWDAASAYGASLLYGLSWVVIFLVLAIVVFEEKDLT; this is translated from the coding sequence ATGTTAAAGAAACTTATTAGCTTAAGCCATCTTACCTTTGTGAGTTTATCACATAAAAAGATTTATTATGTGGGTCTGACCATTGGGACTCTGCTGACTTTATTAAGCTTACTTCTTGGACCCTTGGGGTTTAACGATGAGATTCGACTAGCGATCAATTTTGGTCTGTCTGGAGCACAGGTGGGGGCCATCTTTTTAGCAGTTCTTGCTGGAGCCTCTTTGCTCAAAGAAGAATTGGAAAGCCAAGCGGCTTTTATTTTTCTCTCTAAAGATATTTCTAGGTCTACATATCTTTTGGCGCAGTTTTTTGGTTTTGCCGTAAGTTTATCGGTGACTCTTTTAATTTTAAGTGGCTTCTTTTTTCTCACTTCGTTTTTAACAGGGTTGGAGTGGGGCTTTAAGGTGTTCATTCCTTTTGCGGGGATATTTGTAGAATCCTTAGTGCTTTTTTCTTTTGCGCTGTTCATCTCTCTTTTGACTTCCACACTCTTAACGGTGGGTCTCTCATTTTGTTTTTTCTTGATCACCCATTGGGTGTCTTCACTTGAGTTTTTACTCAAACTGTCTCCTTCAGAATATGTAAAGACGGTAGGACCGATCCTTTTATGGATCTTACCCAATATGGAAGGGTTAAACTGGAAGTCAGATTTGACTTACAATGAATGGGACGCGGCCTCAGCCTATGGAGCGTCTTTGCTTTATGGTCTGTCGTGGGTGGTGATCTTTTTGGTCTTAGCCATTGTGGTGTTTGAAGAGAAGGATCTGACGTAA
- a CDS encoding prepilin peptidase: MEAGAMTLMGVYVLAFAFGACFGSFANVVIYRWPRELSLISPGSSCPHCQKKIKFYENIPIISWLFLKGRCSGCKERISIEYPLVELLTGLLFLAIFYKSGFTWTTLELCVFTAAAVPCFFIDYKHMFLPDIYTLSGIVIGILGSLINPELRTPFASLLGAILGGGFFYMTAVFYKKLRGIDGMGGGDIKLMAWLGALLGAQSLVFILMVSSVAGTLVGSYILFTQKKSSHNIAIPFGPFLIFSAYAYYFLMS; this comes from the coding sequence ATGGAAGCGGGTGCAATGACCCTGATGGGGGTCTATGTTTTAGCTTTTGCCTTTGGGGCTTGTTTTGGGAGCTTTGCCAATGTGGTGATCTATAGATGGCCGCGGGAACTCAGCCTGATCTCGCCAGGAAGTTCGTGTCCTCATTGCCAAAAAAAGATCAAATTTTATGAAAACATTCCCATTATATCTTGGCTGTTTTTAAAAGGCCGTTGTTCGGGGTGTAAAGAGCGCATTTCTATTGAATATCCGTTGGTGGAGCTTCTTACAGGCCTGCTCTTTTTGGCCATCTTCTATAAATCTGGATTCACATGGACGACCTTAGAGTTGTGTGTTTTTACAGCAGCCGCTGTGCCCTGTTTTTTTATAGACTATAAACACATGTTTTTGCCTGATATTTATACTTTATCTGGAATAGTCATCGGGATTTTAGGAAGCCTGATCAATCCCGAACTCCGAACTCCGTTTGCCTCTTTATTGGGTGCCATTTTAGGTGGTGGATTTTTTTATATGACCGCAGTGTTTTATAAAAAACTTAGAGGCATTGATGGTATGGGCGGCGGGGACATTAAGCTGATGGCATGGCTGGGGGCGCTTTTGGGAGCACAGTCTTTGGTGTTCATCCTGATGGTGTCAAGCGTGGCAGGGACTCTTGTGGGATCGTATATTTTATTTACACAAAAAAAATCCTCACACAATATTGCCATTCCTTTCGGACCTTTTTTGATCTTCTCTGCGTATGCCTATTACTTTTTAATGAGCTAG